One Rosettibacter firmus genomic window carries:
- a CDS encoding MlaD family protein — protein MRDQKKTEIKVGITVFIGLIILFWIYSWAKNITLGADRKIITVEFNSVAGLEIGDPVTVNGVKKGYVDDIKISDSKVRVTLNLDSDTELKDDSKFYVMMLDLMGGKKIEINPGSSENVLNYSKIQKGEFLGDISTAMAVLGTVEYDLVDVIKEIKITLSSLNKTLTDSEFSGELKNSVIQLNKLTNNLNELINNNNEKFKELLNESTELTKSVNNFIVINKDSLSATINLLKQTLDKSQKLVSSVDEFLDKTNKSENNLGRALNDKEIIDDLKVSIKQLKDLTQLLLEQLKSKGIKVDAKIDLF, from the coding sequence ATGAGAGATCAAAAAAAGACAGAAATTAAAGTAGGTATTACAGTTTTTATCGGGTTGATAATACTTTTCTGGATTTATAGCTGGGCAAAAAATATTACTTTAGGTGCAGATAGAAAAATAATAACAGTAGAATTTAATTCTGTTGCTGGTCTTGAAATTGGAGATCCTGTTACTGTAAATGGTGTAAAAAAAGGTTATGTAGATGATATTAAAATTTCTGATTCAAAAGTTAGAGTAACTTTAAATCTTGATTCAGATACTGAACTTAAAGATGATTCAAAATTTTATGTTATGATGCTCGATTTAATGGGGGGCAAAAAAATTGAAATCAATCCTGGTAGTTCCGAAAATGTTCTTAATTATAGTAAAATTCAAAAAGGAGAATTTTTAGGTGATATATCAACTGCTATGGCAGTGTTAGGAACTGTAGAATATGATCTTGTAGATGTAATAAAAGAAATTAAAATTACTTTATCATCTTTGAATAAAACACTAACAGATTCAGAATTTAGTGGTGAACTAAAAAATTCTGTAATACAGCTTAATAAGTTAACAAATAATCTTAATGAATTAATCAATAATAACAACGAAAAATTTAAAGAATTATTAAATGAAAGTACTGAACTCACAAAGTCTGTAAATAATTTTATAGTAATAAACAAAGATTCACTATCCGCAACAATTAACTTATTAAAGCAAACATTAGACAAATCACAAAAATTAGTTTCAAGTGTTGATGAATTTCTGGATAAAACTAATAAATCAGAAAACAATTTAGGTAGAGCATTAAACGACAAAGAAATTATTGATGATCTAAAAGTATCCATTAAACAACTTAAGGACTTAACTCAATTACTTTTAGAACAATTGAAATCAAAGGGTATTAAGGTTGATGCAAAAATAGATTTATTTTAA
- a CDS encoding single-stranded DNA-binding protein codes for MAFSLNKVMLIGNLGADAETRFTTNNVAVTTFPLATSRSYKNQNNEWVNETTWHTIVCFNLSDFYKEALKKGKKFYIEGRISKREYQAKEDNSKRYVTEIIAEQIIPLDTKGNAENIIDNDVEKPVEKEIRNNDISGLEANSGSEEGDLPF; via the coding sequence TTGGCATTCTCATTAAACAAAGTAATGCTAATTGGAAATCTTGGAGCAGATGCTGAAACAAGATTTACTACAAATAATGTAGCTGTAACAACATTCCCATTGGCAACATCAAGAAGTTACAAGAATCAAAATAACGAATGGGTAAATGAAACAACTTGGCATACAATTGTGTGTTTCAATTTATCTGATTTTTATAAAGAAGCACTAAAGAAAGGGAAAAAATTTTATATTGAAGGAAGAATAAGTAAAAGAGAATATCAGGCGAAAGAGGATAATTCAAAAAGATATGTGACTGAAATAATTGCCGAGCAAATAATTCCACTTGACACAAAAGGGAATGCAGAAAATATAATTGATAATGATGTAGAAAAACCTGTTGAAAAAGAAATTAGAAATAATGACATTTCTGGATTAGAAGCTAATTCAGGATCAGAAGAAGGTGATTTACCTTTTTAA
- a CDS encoding hemolysin family protein, whose protein sequence is MDFDSIIRVIVLILCLILSAFFSGSEVALFSIDKKRVQEIKKEHKLIGGYINLLIENPRRLLVTILLGNTIVNSAASIISVLMAIDIANSYNISKEITLSIQIVLLTILILIIGEITPKTWANKYPVQFAKMVSIPLYWISIIFFPVAKILSDALKVGISKLNSNKLKTALHSSEISELADLSLEKGTIEQDEQELIQSIVSFRSVTVREIMTPRVDIIAVPLTASFEELMKTITESGHSRIPLYGKSLDDIRGIIYAKDLLPYLKNPELRKTLSLQKIAREALFVPETKHINELLHDFQEKKLHLGIVVDEYGGTSGLISLEDILEEIVGDIRDEYDKEESKIIKLSDNEYLLSGKLSIDELNDLLNDNFSSDAKDYDTVGGFILNQTGIIPTQGFHFVYNNYKFTVKEIANKRIRKVLVEKLLQSNKNNT, encoded by the coding sequence TTGGATTTTGATTCGATAATACGTGTAATAGTATTGATTTTATGTTTAATATTATCTGCCTTTTTCTCAGGCTCCGAAGTTGCTCTTTTTTCTATCGACAAAAAAAGAGTACAGGAAATTAAAAAGGAGCACAAGCTTATTGGAGGGTATATTAATCTTTTAATTGAAAACCCCCGCAGATTACTTGTTACTATTTTATTAGGGAATACTATAGTTAATTCTGCGGCTTCTATTATATCTGTTTTAATGGCTATCGATATTGCAAATTCGTATAATATTTCAAAAGAAATTACATTAAGTATCCAGATTGTTTTACTTACAATACTTATACTTATCATTGGTGAAATAACTCCCAAAACGTGGGCAAATAAATATCCAGTTCAATTTGCAAAAATGGTTTCTATTCCACTTTACTGGATAAGTATAATATTTTTTCCTGTGGCAAAAATACTTTCAGATGCTTTAAAAGTTGGCATATCAAAGCTTAATTCGAATAAATTAAAAACAGCATTACATAGTAGCGAAATTAGTGAACTTGCAGATTTAAGTCTGGAAAAAGGTACAATTGAGCAGGACGAACAGGAATTAATTCAAAGTATTGTATCATTTAGAAGTGTTACCGTAAGAGAAATAATGACTCCTCGTGTGGATATTATTGCAGTACCTTTAACAGCATCGTTTGAAGAACTGATGAAAACAATTACAGAATCTGGACATAGTAGAATACCTCTTTATGGTAAGAGTCTTGATGATATCAGGGGAATAATTTATGCTAAAGATTTATTGCCTTATTTGAAAAATCCAGAATTAAGAAAAACTTTATCACTACAAAAAATAGCTCGAGAAGCTCTTTTTGTTCCAGAGACAAAACATATTAATGAACTCTTGCACGATTTTCAGGAAAAGAAACTTCATTTAGGTATTGTTGTTGATGAATACGGTGGTACCTCAGGTTTAATATCACTTGAAGATATACTTGAAGAAATTGTTGGCGATATTCGTGATGAATATGATAAAGAAGAATCAAAAATAATTAAACTCTCTGATAATGAATATTTGTTAAGCGGAAAATTATCTATTGATGAATTAAATGACTTATTAAATGATAATTTCTCATCTGATGCTAAAGATTATGATACTGTCGGTGGATTTATATTGAATCAAACTGGAATTATTCCTACACAGGGTTTTCATTTTGTTTATAATAACTATAAATTTACTGTTAAAGAAATCGCGAATAAAAGAATTAGAAAAGTACTTGTAGAAAAACTTTTACAGTCAAATAAAAATAATACATGA